One part of the Humulus lupulus chromosome 9, drHumLupu1.1, whole genome shotgun sequence genome encodes these proteins:
- the LOC133799718 gene encoding lysine-specific demethylase JMJ28-like: MFQILDTSTRRKSKMHVQFVTKFVLVRTAWKIHLKTVKDFLGDKHEVEVILCFHYLICMLLPVLKQINKDQNDELEIEARIRGQKPSDLHIKQANTECSKQHCWYVSWLIAMLSFDSS; encoded by the exons ATGTTTCAAATCTTAGATACTTCAACTCGCAGGAAGTCAAAGATGCATGTCCAGTTTGTCACAAAATTTGTACTTGTAAGGACTGCTTGGAAAATCCATCTAAAGACAGTGAAA GACTTCTTGGGGGATAAACATGAAGTTGAAGTGATACTGTGTTTCCATTATTTGATTTGTATGCTTCTTCCTGTGTtgaaacaaataaacaaagaccAGAATGATGAACTAGAAATAGAAGCAAGAATAAGAG GACAAAAACCATCTGATCTTCATATAAAACAGGCTAATACTGAATGCAGTAAGCAGCACTGCTGGTACGTATCATG GTTGATTGCTATGCTTTCGTTCGACTCTTCATGa